The DNA window CTCTCGAGGAGACGCTGCCTGCAGCAATCCAGCGGCAGTGCGATCGACTCGCGGCCGAGATCGATGCCACCGTAACCGTGGACATCGCAGACGACCTGCCGCCCCAGAGCATGGCCGCCGATGTGGTGCTGCTGCGCGCGACCCAAGAGGCCTTCGCGAATATTCGCAAACATGCGCATGCGAGCACTGTCGCAGTCGAACTCTCGCCATCGGATTCAGGAGTTCGTCTCACGGTGACAGACAACGGCGTTGGGCTCAACGACGGACAGACCGACGGATTCGGACTGCGCGGGATGCGCTCCCGGGTGGCGCAGGCGGGTGGCGCGATGACCGTCTCGTCGGCTGCCGGCGGCGGAACAACCTTGAGTGTCGAGGTGCCTTCGTGACCACCCCCACGAAAGTGCTGCTGGTGGACGACCATCCGATGGTCCGCGAGGGGTTGCGCGGCATGATCGACGCCGAAGCCGACCTCACCGTCGTCGGCGAGGCGGGCTCGGGTGCAGAGGCGATCACCATGGCCGAGTCTCTGCAGCCCGACGTCATTCTGATGGATCTGCGGATGCCGGACGTGGACGGCGTGACGGCAACCGAGCGAATACTCGCGCTGCTGCCGAGCACCCGTATCGTCGTCGTGACCACCTACGAGTCCGACACCGACATCCTGCGCGCGGTCGAGGCGGGTGCGGCGGGGTATCTGCTGAAGGACGTATCCCGTGCCGAACTCGCCGAAGCCGTTCGTGACGCGGCGCGCGGAAGGACTGTGTTGGCGCCGACGGTCGCCGATCGGCTGGTTCGCTTTGTGCGCCAACCCGCTTCGGCGGCGTTGTCGACACGGGAAATCGAGGTGCTGGCGCTGGTGTCCACCGGCAACACCAACGCCGAGATCGGACGCGAACTGCATATCAGCGAGGCGACCGTGAAAACCCATCTGCTGAGGACATTCAACAAGCTCGGTGTTTCGGACCGCACGGCGGCCGTGACGACCGCAATGTCGCTGGGCCTGTTGGGTTAGGACGTGAGTCGCGCCACCGCAGCGGCTATCCGCTCGTCGGTCGCGGTCAACGCCACCCGCACATGCTGCGCCCCGGCAGGACCGTAGAACTCGCCGGGTGCGACCAGGATTCCGCGTTGCGCCAGCCAGCTCACCGTGTCGCGGCAAGGCTCGCCGCGGGTGGCCCAAATGTAAAGCCCCGCTTCGGAATGATCGACGGTCAGCCCGGCCGACTTCAGGGCGGGCATGAGCACAGCCCTGCGCCGTTCGTATCGCCCGCGCTGCTCGCGTTCGTGATCGTCGTCATCGAGTGCGGCAACCATCGCAGCCTGCACCGGCGTCGGCATCATCATCCCCGCGTGTTTGCGCACAGCCAGCAGTTCGGCAACCACCGACGGATCGCCGGCGACGAACCC is part of the Mycolicibacterium tusciae JS617 genome and encodes:
- a CDS encoding response regulator, with the protein product MTTPTKVLLVDDHPMVREGLRGMIDAEADLTVVGEAGSGAEAITMAESLQPDVILMDLRMPDVDGVTATERILALLPSTRIVVVTTYESDTDILRAVEAGAAGYLLKDVSRAELAEAVRDAARGRTVLAPTVADRLVRFVRQPASAALSTREIEVLALVSTGNTNAEIGRELHISEATVKTHLLRTFNKLGVSDRTAAVTTAMSLGLLG